TGAGATGCTCATGAAAAAAGGTATGTTTTAAATTGTGAATGATGTAAATGGGTATCTGAACAACTCCATTAAGTTGTTAATGATTTTTGAACTACTCTTTTAAGTTGTTAATAAATGCATGAACTAATCTTTTAAGCTGTGAACATTAAgaaaaaatttatgttttaagTTGTGAATGATGTAAATGTGTTATTTCATGTTAGATTTGGTGTTTATATGTGTGGTGTATCTGTTTCTCTTTGGTGATgttgtttacaaaaaaaaatctaCAAAAAAAGATGCACACAAGGTGCttgatgaaatgcctcaatgaaatTAGGTAAattattaagttgtgaatgttACTGGTAAAGTTTTTTTAGAGTTAAACAATGAATAAATTGTTAATATAACGTCTCTTTATATATTTGTTCAGATCTTCTATTTTATGGTGATTATGGATATGATGTATATGTTGAACACaacgtgtttgatgaaatgcttcaacgaaatttggtaagttattaagctatgaatatgtgttttttatatattaatttgtGAATATGTAAGTTATTAAACtgtgattatatatttttttattcactaAATCGTGAGTTAGTCTCTGGAATGTTGATTTAAGTTGTGAATTAATGTCTCAAATATTGAATTAAACTGTGAAttctaattttttaatatttagatCTGATTTTTTTTATTCACTAAATTgtatatgtttttcttttgatGTTTGGTTCTAAAATATGAgataatttatatatgtattaaactgtgaatgatTTGTTGAATACAGTAACATATGAGATTATACTTGTAAATGAGCTATAAATGCatttgtattaaactgtgaattttgtgtatttaGTTATAAATTTtatcacaatttaatacatagaAATGTCTGCATATATGAACGAATAAATGTAatttttaagttgataatattgATGTGAATAAATAATTTTgcgtattaaactgtgaattgattaTACTAGGCTGCGAGTTTGTTAGATTTTTTGTGTTTGTTTCTGAAATATGAGAAGAAATAATCATTATACACGATTTTTTTCAAATGTTAAATAGATTAtacaaaaatttaaattaagaaTATTGTCTAAatttaactttgaaaaaaaaacactaaCCTTCATATCCGAAtgtataaatataagttttaagttaAGAATATGACATTTTATTGTATTAAATTGTTAGTTTaatatattaagctgtgaattttatgtattaaacggtaatcgattgtattaagttgtgaactgATATCTGAAAGTgtaaatgtaagttttaagttaAGAATATGACATTTCAGtgtattaaattgttaatttaatatATTCATCTGTGAATGTTATATATTAAATGGTAATTGATTATATTAACTTGTGAACTGATCGCAACTtactatgattttttttataaattttgtgttaaaatataaatgatttaaGAATGAACTTCTATATTAATGttagaatatatttattttttgtgttgtataagTATGTAATGATACATTAgttgttttaattgtttttattatattcaatATGAGTAAATTAATAGGTTTATTAAATTATGAATGTAGTATTTACCCTTCCATTGCATGACTTTATATGCAGGTCTGGTTTTCAAGAAAAGATGGTTGCAATGTTGGCATAGGTGGTTGGTGGCATCGTgtgctggtggtggtggtggtagagttTGGGTTTGACTTCTTTAAATTTGTGAATACGTGTAAAACATACTGTAATAAGTTGTGAATTATGTCTATTAAACTATAAATAGAATGTATAAATTTGCTTTTTACATAAATTTTGGGGTAAAAATATATAATGATTGCATGAATGAAAATATTAGACTAAAGAAAATATGGTTTTGCTATTTTCTTAACAAACAGACAAAAATTAAGATTTTAACATATTTAGTAATATTCACAATACATATTACTTATTAAATATgagttcttagggttcttaatctatatatatatatatatatatatatatatatatatatatatatatccttattttaataaaagaatagttttattctccttttgacatgtgtcaccttattagatctcttaattaatgcatattttattcttcttttgtcatgtgtcaccctattatgtttcataattaatacttgtcacttgtcaacctattgattattcattttaaattttcACTCTATCTACATTAAATTAACTAGGTGTAACACCCATGTATTACAgggttaattaaaaaattaaatataaaggtctaaatatttaaaaattttggatttataagaaaacaaaaacaaataatgaattatcataattgattttttttatcttttaaatataaataaacaaacaaaataaactaatgagctttaatttagaaatttagaaataaaaaggtaggttcattaatgaaattgatattcatttattactatatttttgtaattattacattaaagtattatgtggaatttattaaaatagaaaaactcttaaaatgacatgtggaaagaaattaattcaaaatagccacaaaatgacatttggcaaattgaatgaaaaaatgacatgtggcaaaaaaaatcttcatttattagagtagataacattaaaataaaaattaaaataaaattaatacaaattataaagtgatataatttcacatatattatTTAactcaatgattataattttatataactaaaaaaatctcttaattaataatttatttaaaataattgattaataactttgaatttttagtataaaagtttaattaattttgtaaccgtggttcacACAGGttataaattagtatatatatatatatatatatatatatatatatatatatatatatatatatatatatatatatatatatatatatatatatatatatattaacaattCATTTGTTTTCAaactaataatattttttaatttgataattttaatttataataatatgtttttttatttttgcttATGTGGTATTTTTATAATGTAAAATAGGATGTGTAATTTTTAGATAATTTGACaatatcatatttttattttgttagcGTGACACCCCAAAACCAACAGTCATGTTTAATGTTAttataaatgttttttattttttactttcatTTTTAATGTAGTTTAACATGGTTTACTATCAAtttgtttgtaaaaaaaaatctttaatttAACAACTAACAAACACCGTTGGATTTCAAAGAAGCAAAATACACCCGGTCTTTCCCCACACTACTACAATTTACATCAAATTGATCATTACCTCGAATCAACTTTACATAGAACAAATCCAACTTTGTCATTTTAGTGTCTTAAACCCCCAAAATAAAATACCCTTACCATGCTTCATACAAATGTTTTCGCCTCCTCTTCCTACTTTTTATATATACCATACAAATTTATGAACATAATATTCATTTAGCACCATTTGGAGCAATCATTCTCTTATCAACATATGGACATCATCTTTACACCCATTCATTATTTCGTAACTCGACTCATTTCCAAATCCCGTGTACTTGTAAATAACCTCTATCAAGAAACCAACACTTAGATTTTTCTATCCATCCACAGTTTTAGGCAAATCTCCGAGGAAAATTATTagaaaaatctcaatattttCAGAAAAAATTCCCttttagtcttttttttttttttttgaacagaaAAGTTTCGCTTATTTGATTTTCCACAATAATATGTCATTTCTTGttataaaaattgattttttttattaatttgtgCCAAAATAAAATAATCGAGATTTTTATGTTCAAAACGAATTTTGAAGACTAAAATGAAACTTTTCTGATAATATTTGGACTTTTGACAATTTCCCTATCTCCGACTATGATACAAGATCATATAGACGAGTTTAATTTTTCTCCATTAAATATATGGTTGCTTACTCTCAACAAATCCTACCAAAATCCTAATACATGACATACATGGCTGTTTCCTTTTTACTTAATGAAGACAACAATCACTTACCTATTTGCCTCTCGTGCTATATCATTCAGTCCtttttaaacaaaataacttTTCAGACATATTACCCCATATTAAGTCATAAATAAACAACACACATTTTGGCTTCAAAACACATCAGAAATCAAAATCCTTTCATTCGATCAAGTAGCCTTTAACCTAAATGCCAACAAGAACTTAAAATCCAATTATACCAAAAACATATTCAAATTCATAGGAAAAATACTTGGAATTTTTTCAAACGTTTTCACTAAAAGATGAAAAATATTAATATGATAGATAACTAGGCTTCAACTCCAAGCTCCAACAATAAGGTGTGGTTAGAAATATCAGCCACCGGTCCACTAAACTGAATCGGACCTAAAAAAgtttattcaaaattaaaaaagaattaaaaaaaataagataaataGCAAACAAGAAACATGAATAAAGTATTAAATTTTATTATAGATTTGTTAATGGGATATAAGAAAGAACATACCAGGACTAATATATCTGTTATAAATGGCCCAATCCTCCCTCTTTGATGCAAATTTCTTGAATGGTGCGCCTacaattcataatttttttatataattaaaaaattgtTGTGGGAAAATTATTTAAAttggaaaataaaaattaaagcgATTTAAGAAACTCACCATCAAGCTCAACCATTGCCTTCTTTATCACAGGTTTGAATTTACCTGCCAAACAAATAATATTGAGATATTATAATaatattcaaaataataaataatgataatgaccaataataataataataataatgatgatgAATTGATGATAATGATATGaaaaataatcataataataatgatGAGATCATTTCCAACCACAATCTAAAACACAAAAAATGCTGTTGATGGATAGTGACATGCTTGGTGTTATATTATTTACACCAAAAAGttttagaataaatatgatatttaatattataaagttttcataatataaaatattattattatattattaccaTGTCTCCTTTCAACGTCCATTAATGAAGTCAATGGAGTTCCTCCAACAGTCCATTCTGCAACTGGTGCAGCTAAATTACCAACCTTCATAACAATAACAAGcatcattaaaatttataatttataataaacaaatatataaagaTTATTAAAGATTAAAGATATATAACTCACTGATGATATTAATCCAGTTTTTCCACTTTGAAGCAAAGCTCCAGCACCATAACCCAATGCATAGCAGTATGAAGAATCAAAGTTTGAAGGCAAACCACATCTCCCTTCATACctaataaaattttataatttttttaaaaaaaaaaaaatcaaaaaacaatgttataatatatatttcCAATAAAGTTACCCGAAAAAGTGGGATTGGCCTTTAAATTCGCCATTATATTGACCGATTTGCTTCCTTTGATCCAATTCAGTTTCAACCATCTGAATAAGCATCTTCTCTGTTTCAATTTTCGCaacctaaaaaaaatttaaaaaaaaaaaaaattcatgaatCATGACATTTGATTTAACTTTAAATTACAAATTAGAAATAAATTACCTGAACATTTCCATGTGGATCTCTTTCAAGCAACAACTGATCTTGAATTGCTGAAGGAAGCAAGTCAAAAAGCTGCAAAGACTGAGGAACAAGTTTTTGTTTCCAAATTCCTCCCTCATCAACAGTTTCATTTGCCAATATTTCATTCAATTCAGAAATCAGCTGTTGCACCTACAAATCATCaacaatgattattaattagtatgaGAATGCCTGACAAGGGTATTCTCGTCTTTTTCACTTTTTTTACCTCAGGGATGAAATCAATAAGCCCTTCAGGTATGAGAATGACACCATAGTTATAACCAAGATCTGCACGTTTACAGATTACATCTGCTATGTAATTTGTAACCTTTTTTAGTGTCAATTTCTTTGATGCAACCTTTAAGAAATatgacaaaataataaataattagtgattctctaaaataaataaataagaaattgAATTGTGTACCTCTTCTCCAATAAGAGTGATGTTTGGATGAGTTTGTAAAGCACATTCTAATGTAATGTGGGAAGCAGCACGTCCCATAAGCCTTACAActgcatacatacaaatacaataCAACCTTATAATTAGCAAACATGTGAATATTCCTATTTCCTTGGTCAAAGGTTgaccaaatttttttttctttttcaaattatATGAATTACAAGCTTACAGTGATAATATTTCCCTGTGGAACGTGCATCTATCATAACATTTCCAATCTGTTCAGCATAGATCTGTGGATTTGAAAATTAAAATAGAAGCAATGTTATCAACCATGAATGAATTGTTATATGAATGTGAAGGGCATAATGGTAATTAGTAATTACCTTACAAGCAGTATCAAATCCAAAACTTGTAGGAACCTCTTTACATTTCAAGTCTCCATCAATGGTTTTTGGGCATCCAATGACACGAGTCTTCAAATTCTTACTCCTGTGAGATACAAAAGTTTATTTAGTTGTGATATAGAGAACAACttgcatttttttaaaaattaaaataaatactttTATGAAAAAACAAAATTCACCTGAAATATTCAGCAAGAAGGCAAGCATTTGTGTTTGAATCATCTCCACCAATGACAACAAGCCCATCAAGATCAAGCTTAGCTGCTGTGTCTTCAGCTTGCTTAAACTGAAAATTAGGTCagtatttaaaaatattttatttgagAAATGACATCATAACTACAATTTCACAATAGAATTgtgaaacatgatttttttttttggaaatattttaatattctttTACAGTTTTTACATGGGGGCCATTTATAAAGCAAATTTGCAATTCACAAGTGACCCCATTGCAAAATTGATGGACATTTTATTAAAAGGGTAAAAAGGTGGTCAATTTGTTAAATTATATTCATACCACCCATTGTGGTCATcttttgtgattactgctttatttttccttgatgaggaaaaaaaaaagaaacaaagccTTATTCATAGAAGCTCAAAGTTGTTGTTCATAAATATCCTTATATAATAAATCTGCAACAAAGTATGTAGCacataaaataaatacaaaaccTGTTCTGGAGTTTCAATCTTGTCCCTTCCACTACAGATCATATCAAATCCTCCCTGATACAGAAAATTCAAAGAGACTCAGAAACTTGGTAAAGATATACAAACTGTGATCATATACATGCATAAAGACATCTTAATAATCTTAAACAAAAAGTAGATAAATCTCATATACAAGTAAAAAGGTACCTGATTTCTGTATGGATAAATAAACTCAGGGGTTAAGACAATGTATTTTCCTTGCATGATTCCAGCTGGTCCACCCTTGAATCCATATAAAGTACTTCCTTTGCAACGTTCCTGCAAGTAATCTACAATgggtggagaagaagaagaagactagaattagtttttaaatatttaaatatatattgaTTAAATGGACATTTCAGATAACATGAATTAAGAAAGATGGAGTACTAACCAAACATTCCAGATATGACATTGTGTCCTCCTGGAGCTTGCCCTCCAGACAACACCACTCCTATCTTCAAGGCTAATGCAGGATCATTTGATTCACTTGGCTTCAACACTGCTGAAGGTTGACCAAATAGAGATGGGAAGAGCTTTGCAATTTCATCTACACAAGTTAAAAAAATCAACAAAGATTAAGTTAGGGGTACAAAATGTGACTAAAAGTGATACAAATTGATTTTCATGAACAGGAAATCACTTTTCATATTCAAAGGTAATTAGTATTAAAGAACTTTTTCAAAAAACAGAAAGAGGAAAAAGTCCATGAGAGTGGGCTTCTGGGAATAACCACAGGCGATGCCATGGTTTAGCTATTGTTGTTATTTGACCCCATTTGAGGGTTTGTTATTTCTTTTCATGAACTAGTAAATCATGAAATTTCAAAGTCTTAGCCCTTTGAATTCGACTACTTTTTTTGCTCCCTCTAGATA
The genomic region above belongs to Lactuca sativa cultivar Salinas chromosome 4, Lsat_Salinas_v11, whole genome shotgun sequence and contains:
- the LOC111907875 gene encoding pyrophosphate--fructose 6-phosphate 1-phosphotransferase subunit beta gives rise to the protein MAPTPSVTNGSDIAIGKSPVTSRASSVYSEVQNSRLDHPLALPSVFQKPFKVVNGPESSAAGNPDEIAKLFPSLFGQPSAVLKPSESNDPALALKIGVVLSGGQAPGGHNVISGMFDYLQERCKGSTLYGFKGGPAGIMQGKYIVLTPEFIYPYRNQGGFDMICSGRDKIETPEQFKQAEDTAAKLDLDGLVVIGGDDSNTNACLLAEYFRSKNLKTRVIGCPKTIDGDLKCKEVPTSFGFDTACKIYAEQIGNVMIDARSTGKYYHFVRLMGRAASHITLECALQTHPNITLIGEEVASKKLTLKKVTNYIADVICKRADLGYNYGVILIPEGLIDFIPEVQQLISELNEILANETVDEGGIWKQKLVPQSLQLFDLLPSAIQDQLLLERDPHGNVQVAKIETEKMLIQMVETELDQRKQIGQYNGEFKGQSHFFGYEGRCGLPSNFDSSYCYALGYGAGALLQSGKTGLISSVGNLAAPVAEWTVGGTPLTSLMDVERRHGKFKPVIKKAMVELDGAPFKKFASKREDWAIYNRYISPGPIQFSGPVADISNHTLLLELGVEA